The following coding sequences are from one Frigoribacterium sp. Leaf415 window:
- a CDS encoding bifunctional methionine sulfoxide reductase B/A protein has translation MSNQYRKDPEAVARLTSTQRRVTQGGGTEPAFRNEFWDSKDAGIYVDVVSGEPLFASVDKFDSRTGWPSFTRPIDAEHVVEKREGLFFKRTEVRSTAGDSHLGHVFRDGPTATGGLRYCINSAALRFVPYASLETEGYGAYMTLFSPESTPAPSGTTETAILAGGCFWGAQQLLRRRPGIVSTRVGYSGGNVPNATYRNHRGHAEAVEIVFDPGLTSYREILEFFFQIHDPSTKDRQGNDVGDSYRSAIFYTNDEQRATALDTIADVDASGIWPGTVVTEVTAAGDFWEAEEEHQDYLEKDPFGYTCHFVRPGWVLPKRDQQVAAG, from the coding sequence ATGTCGAACCAGTACCGGAAAGACCCCGAGGCGGTCGCCCGCCTCACCTCGACCCAGCGCCGGGTGACCCAGGGCGGCGGCACCGAACCCGCGTTCCGCAACGAGTTCTGGGACTCGAAGGACGCGGGCATCTACGTCGACGTCGTCTCGGGCGAGCCCCTGTTCGCCTCGGTCGACAAGTTCGACAGCCGCACCGGCTGGCCGAGCTTCACGCGCCCCATCGACGCCGAGCACGTCGTCGAGAAGCGCGAGGGGTTGTTCTTCAAGCGCACCGAGGTGCGCTCCACCGCCGGGGACAGCCACCTCGGCCACGTCTTCCGCGACGGCCCCACCGCCACCGGCGGGCTGCGCTACTGCATCAACTCGGCGGCTCTCCGCTTCGTCCCCTACGCCTCACTCGAAACCGAAGGATACGGTGCCTACATGACGCTCTTCTCCCCCGAATCCACCCCCGCCCCCAGCGGCACGACCGAGACCGCGATCCTCGCCGGCGGTTGCTTCTGGGGCGCCCAGCAGCTGCTGCGCCGCCGACCGGGCATCGTCTCGACCCGTGTCGGCTACTCGGGCGGCAATGTGCCGAACGCGACCTACCGCAACCACCGCGGTCACGCCGAGGCCGTCGAGATCGTCTTCGACCCGGGCCTGACCTCGTACCGCGAGATCCTCGAGTTCTTCTTCCAGATCCACGACCCGTCGACGAAGGACCGCCAGGGCAACGACGTCGGCGACAGCTACCGCTCGGCGATCTTCTACACGAACGACGAGCAGCGTGCCACGGCCCTCGACACCATCGCCGACGTCGACGCGTCGGGCATCTGGCCGGGCACGGTCGTCACCGAGGTCACCGCCGCGGGCGACTTCTGGGAGGCCGAGGAAGAGCACCAGGACTACCTCGAGAAGGACCCCTTCGGCTACACCTGCCACTTCGTCCGCCCGGGCTGGGTGCTGCCGAAGCGCGACCAGCAGGTCGCCGCGGGCTGA
- a CDS encoding GNAT family N-acetyltransferase, translating into MTVLRRPRPVTAADDTSHFDCGNASLTSWLQIRAIRNEAGGASRTFVSMDDAAGVIAGYYCLAASSLRPDEAPGGLRRNMPDPIPVVLIGRLAVGLDYQGRGLGASLLQDAVLKSVEASRLVGARAVIVYAIDDAAVSFYERFGFTSMPGSARCLYLLVSDAEKTLGEVAQGTGSTRG; encoded by the coding sequence GTGACGGTCCTGCGACGTCCTCGGCCCGTCACCGCCGCCGACGACACGAGTCACTTCGACTGCGGCAACGCCTCGCTGACGAGCTGGCTGCAGATCCGGGCCATCCGCAACGAGGCCGGGGGAGCGTCGCGGACGTTCGTCTCGATGGACGACGCGGCCGGGGTGATCGCGGGGTACTACTGTCTGGCGGCGAGCTCGCTGCGGCCGGACGAGGCCCCGGGCGGACTCCGTCGCAACATGCCCGACCCCATCCCGGTCGTCCTGATCGGGCGACTCGCGGTCGGTCTCGACTACCAGGGGCGAGGTCTCGGCGCGTCGCTGCTCCAGGACGCGGTCCTCAAGAGCGTCGAGGCATCTCGCTTGGTGGGGGCCCGGGCCGTCATCGTCTACGCGATCGACGATGCTGCCGTGTCGTTCTACGAACGCTTCGGGTTCACCTCGATGCCCGGCTCCGCTCGGTGTCTCTACCTGCTCGTCTCCGATGCCGAGAAGACCCTGGGCGAGGTCGCCCAGGGCACGGGCTCGACCCGGGGCTGA
- a CDS encoding type II toxin-antitoxin system TacA family antitoxin: MATTKNDRLDLRLTSQQKREIEQAAAISGRSVTDFSVSALVEKAEGTIRSEREIAMSQQGFDAFSAALDRPARSVAGLADLLARPSVFE, translated from the coding sequence ATGGCCACCACCAAGAACGACCGACTCGACCTGCGCCTCACGTCGCAGCAGAAGCGCGAGATCGAACAGGCGGCCGCGATCAGCGGCCGGTCGGTGACGGACTTCTCCGTCTCGGCCCTCGTCGAGAAAGCCGAGGGCACGATCCGGAGCGAGCGCGAGATCGCCATGTCTCAGCAGGGTTTCGACGCGTTCTCGGCCGCGCTCGACAGGCCCGCGCGTTCCGTCGCCGGTCTCGCCGATCTGCTCGCTCGTCCTTCCGTCTTCGAGTGA
- a CDS encoding DUF4180 domain-containing protein — protein sequence MRIDDHGPHRVLHVDSAGPRLSTETDAVDLVGEAFGADASVLVVPVARLDPAFFDPSTRRAGEFARKLVNYRVQLVVLGDVRRHEAASAEFRDWVRESNRGRHVWFVPDEGTLAARLAATGPRG from the coding sequence ATGCGCATCGACGACCACGGCCCCCATCGCGTCCTGCACGTCGACTCGGCCGGGCCGCGACTGTCGACCGAGACGGACGCCGTCGACCTCGTCGGCGAGGCGTTCGGGGCGGACGCGTCGGTCCTCGTCGTGCCGGTCGCCCGTCTCGACCCGGCCTTCTTCGACCCGAGCACCCGACGGGCGGGCGAATTCGCCCGGAAGCTCGTGAACTACCGCGTGCAATTGGTGGTGCTGGGCGACGTCAGGCGCCACGAGGCGGCGAGCGCCGAGTTCCGGGACTGGGTGCGCGAGTCCAACCGCGGGCGGCACGTCTGGTTCGTCCCCGACGAGGGCACGCTGGCCGCCCGGCTCGCCGCGACCGGACCGCGCGGGTGA
- the mobA gene encoding molybdenum cofactor guanylyltransferase encodes MSREFDAVLLAGGRASRVQGADKTGFTSGDATLLDRAVEAAGGARTLVVVGLREGRVPPAGALLTREEPARSGPVAALSAGLDVVEVAAPWTLVLACDVPRAPEAVQALLAGAGERRDGLLAIDSDGRRQPLLGLYRTGALETRLAALRADGPLADLSLRRLLDGLDLLEVPVPDELCADVDTADDADRLGVVRREPDATG; translated from the coding sequence GTGAGCCGCGAGTTCGACGCGGTCCTGCTCGCGGGGGGTCGCGCCTCCCGGGTCCAGGGCGCCGACAAGACCGGGTTCACCAGCGGAGACGCGACATTGCTCGACCGGGCCGTCGAGGCCGCGGGCGGCGCCCGCACCCTCGTCGTGGTCGGCCTGCGCGAGGGCCGGGTGCCGCCCGCCGGGGCACTGCTGACCCGCGAGGAGCCCGCCCGGTCCGGGCCGGTGGCAGCCCTCTCGGCCGGTCTCGACGTCGTCGAGGTCGCGGCGCCGTGGACCCTCGTGCTGGCCTGCGACGTGCCGCGGGCACCCGAGGCGGTGCAGGCCCTGCTCGCCGGCGCCGGCGAGCGCCGCGACGGCCTGCTGGCCATCGACTCGGACGGGCGACGTCAGCCGCTGCTCGGGCTCTACCGGACCGGCGCCCTCGAGACCCGACTCGCGGCGCTGCGAGCCGACGGCCCCCTCGCCGACCTCTCGCTGCGCCGTCTGCTCGACGGGCTCGACCTGCTCGAGGTGCCCGTGCCCGACGAGCTCTGCGCCGACGTCGACACCGCGGACGACGCCGACCGCCTGGGTGTCGTCCGGCGCGAGCCCGACGCGACTGGTTGA
- a CDS encoding DUF6457 domain-containing protein, with the protein MTDTPADLDAWAARLVRALGLPDDLVVDIPEVLDLARDAAHGVARPAAPLTTFLVGYAAGLAGGSRAELDRAVATATALATADPA; encoded by the coding sequence ATGACCGACACACCTGCCGACCTCGACGCCTGGGCCGCACGACTCGTCCGGGCGCTCGGCCTGCCCGACGACCTCGTGGTCGACATCCCCGAGGTGCTCGACCTCGCCCGCGACGCGGCGCACGGCGTCGCCCGCCCGGCCGCACCGCTGACGACGTTCCTCGTCGGCTACGCCGCGGGCCTCGCCGGCGGCTCGCGGGCCGAGCTCGACCGCGCGGTCGCGACCGCCACCGCGCTCGCCACGGCCGACCCGGCGTGA
- a CDS encoding molybdopterin molybdotransferase MoeA, giving the protein MTVRRADWRVARAEAADAARALPRQLETVPLGESVGRTLAHDVTSLARVPGSDVSAMDGWAVAGEGPWRLGPSIVAGRVADGADPLPAGIARPVTTGAVVPTGTDRVLRSESGHVADDVLTADDDPRRPSHVRRAGEEIDRGDALVAAGTLLTPPRVAVLALGGHDAVSVVVRPTVTLAVLGDEVVAEGVPGRGTVRDVFSVPVPRLLDSLGAAPATTTRVPDDLDSTIAALDRPDRRLVVTTGGTAHGPTDHVRAALDRVGAELVVDGLAMRPGQPLVVARRGETLYLCLPGNPMAAYVGLVVVGTAVVDGLLGRRPAPPGSVVLAVDVVHPRAGALVQAYRLTPDGAVPTERQSSAMLRGLADADGLLIVPEGGALAGDVVPSLGLPW; this is encoded by the coding sequence GTGACGGTCCGGCGGGCCGACTGGCGGGTCGCCCGCGCCGAGGCGGCCGACGCCGCCCGGGCCCTGCCCCGGCAGCTCGAGACCGTCCCGCTGGGCGAGTCCGTCGGCCGGACGCTGGCCCACGACGTGACCAGCCTCGCGCGCGTGCCCGGTTCCGACGTCTCGGCCATGGACGGCTGGGCGGTCGCGGGCGAGGGGCCGTGGCGCCTCGGCCCCTCCATCGTGGCGGGCCGCGTCGCCGACGGTGCCGATCCGCTGCCTGCTGGCATCGCCCGGCCCGTGACCACGGGGGCCGTCGTACCGACCGGGACGGACCGTGTGCTGCGCTCGGAGTCCGGGCACGTGGCCGACGACGTCCTCACGGCCGACGACGACCCGCGCCGTCCGTCGCACGTCCGTCGGGCCGGGGAGGAGATCGACCGAGGAGACGCCCTGGTCGCCGCCGGCACCCTCCTCACCCCGCCCCGCGTCGCCGTGCTGGCCCTCGGCGGACACGACGCCGTGTCCGTCGTCGTGCGCCCGACGGTCACCCTGGCCGTGCTCGGCGACGAGGTCGTGGCCGAGGGCGTGCCCGGACGCGGGACGGTCCGCGACGTGTTCTCGGTGCCGGTGCCGCGCCTCCTCGACTCCCTCGGTGCCGCTCCCGCGACCACGACGCGCGTGCCCGACGACCTCGACTCCACCATCGCCGCGCTCGACCGCCCGGACCGTCGCCTCGTGGTGACGACGGGCGGCACCGCCCACGGCCCTACTGACCACGTCCGCGCCGCCCTCGACCGGGTGGGCGCCGAGCTGGTGGTCGACGGCCTCGCCATGCGTCCGGGGCAGCCCCTGGTCGTCGCGCGTCGGGGCGAGACGCTGTACCTGTGTCTGCCGGGCAACCCGATGGCGGCCTACGTGGGGCTCGTGGTCGTGGGGACCGCGGTGGTGGACGGCCTCCTCGGCAGGCGACCCGCGCCTCCCGGGTCCGTCGTGCTCGCCGTCGACGTCGTCCACCCCCGAGCCGGGGCGCTCGTGCAGGCGTACCGGCTGACGCCGGACGGTGCCGTGCCGACCGAGCGCCAGTCGTCCGCGATGCTGCGCGGCCTGGCCGACGCCGACGGGCTGCTGATCGTGCCCGAGGGCGGGGCGCTTGCGGGCGACGTCGTCCCGTCGCTCGGCCTGCCGTGGTGA
- the fdhD gene encoding formate dehydrogenase accessory sulfurtransferase FdhD yields MARITSRKPVTRITVGDDGTAGVRKTMDTLAVEEPLEIRVGGTSLAITMRTPGHDFDLAAGFLVSEAVISTGDEFFAARYCAGATAEGLNTYNVLDVTLAPGVPAPDPSLERAFYTTSSCGLCGKASIDAVRTTSQHEVLHDPLVVDPALLATFPDRLREGQDVFEKTGGLHAAALFDGRTGELLVLREDVGRHNAVDKVVGWAVKEARLPLNGTVLMVSGRASFELTQKASMAGIPVLAAVSAPSSLAVDLATELGVTIVGFLRGRSMVVYSRPDRLGEPDGTEPAADESVPGEATRASSSSPGGATRASSPVPLTIGTRP; encoded by the coding sequence ATGGCACGCATCACGTCCCGCAAGCCGGTGACCCGCATCACGGTCGGCGACGACGGCACGGCGGGAGTCCGCAAGACCATGGACACCCTCGCCGTCGAGGAGCCCCTCGAGATCCGCGTCGGCGGCACGTCGCTCGCCATCACCATGCGCACGCCCGGGCACGACTTCGACCTCGCCGCGGGGTTCCTCGTGTCCGAGGCCGTCATCTCGACCGGTGACGAGTTCTTCGCGGCCCGCTACTGCGCCGGGGCCACGGCCGAGGGCCTCAACACCTACAACGTGCTCGACGTCACGCTCGCGCCCGGGGTGCCCGCACCCGACCCGAGCCTCGAGCGGGCGTTCTACACTACGAGCTCGTGCGGGCTCTGCGGCAAGGCCTCGATCGACGCGGTGCGGACGACGTCGCAGCACGAGGTGCTGCACGACCCCCTCGTCGTCGACCCGGCGCTGCTCGCGACCTTCCCCGACCGCCTCCGCGAGGGCCAGGACGTCTTCGAGAAGACCGGCGGGCTGCACGCCGCGGCCCTCTTCGACGGTCGCACCGGCGAGCTGCTCGTCCTGCGCGAGGACGTCGGTCGGCACAACGCCGTCGACAAGGTCGTCGGCTGGGCCGTCAAGGAGGCGCGGCTGCCGTTGAACGGGACCGTCCTGATGGTCTCGGGTCGCGCCTCGTTCGAGCTCACGCAGAAGGCCTCGATGGCCGGCATCCCGGTGCTCGCCGCCGTGTCGGCGCCGTCGTCGCTCGCCGTCGACCTCGCGACCGAGCTCGGCGTCACGATCGTGGGGTTCCTCCGCGGTCGGTCCATGGTCGTGTACTCACGGCCCGACCGGCTCGGCGAGCCCGACGGGACCGAGCCCGCGGCCGACGAGAGCGTCCCCGGCGAGGCGACCCGCGCCTCCTCGTCCTCCCCCGGTGGCGCGACGCGCGCCTCCTCGCCCGTCCCCCTGACGATCGGAACCAGACCGTGA
- a CDS encoding FdhF/YdeP family oxidoreductase, whose protein sequence is MTEKPPVSDVTDADIEVGPPREWAAGVPGVLHSMDPAIKQLGLARTVKLMTSLNQKDGFDCMSCAWPDPNHRKVAEFCENGAKAVTWEANPVLVPDTFWAEHSVTDLLDKTEYWLGMQGRLTKPVHKPAGSDHYREVSWDEAFRIVGDKLKSLASPDEASFYTSGRTSNEAAFAYQLFVRAFGTNNLPDCSNMCHESTSLAMAEVVGIGKSTIAYDDFEQADLIVILGQNPGTNHPRMLTALEDAKLKGAKIVAVNPLPEAGLRRYKNPQLPRGVAGRGTEIADQFLQIRLGGDMALLQAVAKRVLEAEDAAPGTVLDHEFLAEHTVGLEAFREHIAQVDDDEVLLATGLDRAEIDELADRYLASDRVIITWAMGITQHRKAVDTIKEIINLLLLRGNIGKPGAGASPIRGHSNVQGDRTMGIWEQVSDEFLDALQKEFRFDPPREHGVDALKGIKAMQEGRIKFWMGMGGNLVAAISDTQLAEAAMRGTDMTVQVSTKLNRSHAVVGAEALILPTLGRTEIDVQKAGPQFVSVEDTVCSVHGSHGQVPPVAPDLLSEVAIVSRLAQATLGDRADLEIDWQGFEDDYDTLRDHISRVVPGFERYSERVRSRDGFVLPNGPRDSRTFATKAGKAIITVNDLERVERPEGTLLLQTLRSHDQYNTTIYSLNDRYRGIKKGRHVVFVNPLDLDDLGLVDGQKVDVATVWTDDVERVLRDYRIVAYPTARGCAAAYFPEANVLVPLDSAAIGSNTPVSKAVLVRVTPAAVPVGA, encoded by the coding sequence GTGACCGAGAAACCGCCCGTCTCCGACGTGACCGACGCCGACATCGAGGTCGGCCCCCCGCGCGAGTGGGCCGCCGGCGTGCCCGGCGTGCTGCACTCGATGGACCCGGCGATCAAGCAGCTCGGACTGGCACGCACCGTCAAGCTCATGACGTCGCTGAACCAGAAGGACGGCTTCGACTGCATGAGCTGCGCCTGGCCCGACCCGAACCACCGCAAGGTGGCCGAGTTCTGCGAGAACGGCGCCAAGGCGGTCACCTGGGAGGCCAACCCGGTGCTCGTGCCCGACACGTTCTGGGCCGAGCACTCGGTGACCGACCTGCTCGACAAGACCGAGTACTGGCTCGGCATGCAGGGCCGCCTCACGAAGCCCGTGCACAAGCCCGCCGGCAGCGACCACTACCGCGAGGTGTCGTGGGACGAGGCGTTCCGCATCGTCGGCGACAAGCTGAAGTCGCTCGCCAGCCCGGACGAGGCGTCGTTCTACACGTCCGGCCGCACCTCGAACGAGGCAGCCTTCGCCTACCAACTGTTCGTGCGCGCCTTCGGCACGAACAACCTGCCCGACTGCTCGAACATGTGCCACGAGTCGACGAGCCTCGCCATGGCCGAGGTGGTCGGCATCGGCAAGTCGACGATCGCGTACGACGACTTCGAGCAGGCCGACCTGATCGTCATCCTGGGACAGAACCCGGGCACCAACCACCCGCGCATGCTGACGGCGCTCGAGGACGCCAAGCTGAAGGGCGCGAAGATCGTCGCGGTCAACCCGCTGCCCGAGGCCGGCCTGCGTCGCTACAAGAACCCGCAGCTGCCGCGCGGCGTCGCGGGACGCGGGACCGAGATCGCCGACCAGTTCCTGCAGATCCGGCTCGGCGGCGACATGGCGCTGCTGCAGGCCGTCGCCAAGCGCGTCCTCGAGGCCGAGGACGCCGCGCCCGGCACGGTGCTCGACCACGAGTTCCTGGCCGAGCACACCGTCGGCCTCGAGGCCTTCCGCGAGCACATCGCACAGGTCGACGACGACGAGGTGCTGCTGGCCACCGGTCTCGACCGTGCCGAGATCGACGAGCTCGCCGACCGCTACCTGGCCTCGGACCGCGTGATCATCACCTGGGCGATGGGCATCACGCAGCACCGCAAGGCCGTCGACACCATCAAGGAGATCATCAACCTGCTGCTGCTGCGCGGCAACATCGGCAAGCCCGGCGCCGGGGCCTCGCCGATCCGCGGGCACAGCAACGTGCAGGGCGACCGCACGATGGGCATCTGGGAGCAGGTCTCGGACGAGTTCCTCGACGCGCTGCAGAAGGAGTTCCGCTTCGACCCGCCGCGCGAGCACGGCGTCGACGCCCTCAAGGGCATCAAGGCCATGCAGGAGGGGCGGATCAAGTTCTGGATGGGCATGGGCGGCAACCTCGTGGCCGCGATCTCGGACACCCAGCTCGCCGAGGCCGCGATGCGCGGCACCGACATGACCGTGCAGGTGTCGACGAAGCTGAACCGATCGCACGCCGTCGTCGGAGCCGAGGCGCTCATCCTGCCGACGCTAGGCCGCACCGAGATCGACGTGCAGAAGGCCGGGCCGCAGTTCGTCTCGGTCGAGGACACCGTCTGCTCGGTCCACGGCAGCCACGGCCAGGTGCCGCCCGTCGCGCCCGACCTGCTCAGCGAGGTCGCCATCGTCAGCCGTCTGGCGCAGGCGACGCTCGGCGACCGGGCCGACCTCGAGATCGACTGGCAGGGCTTCGAGGACGACTACGACACGCTGCGCGACCACATCAGCCGCGTCGTGCCGGGCTTCGAGCGGTACAGCGAGCGGGTGCGCAGCCGTGACGGGTTCGTCCTGCCGAACGGGCCGCGCGACTCGCGGACGTTCGCGACGAAGGCCGGCAAGGCGATCATCACGGTCAACGACCTCGAGCGCGTCGAACGCCCCGAGGGCACGCTGCTGCTGCAGACCCTGCGCTCGCACGACCAGTACAACACCACGATCTACAGCCTCAACGACCGCTACCGCGGCATCAAGAAGGGTCGGCACGTGGTGTTCGTCAACCCGCTCGACCTCGACGACCTCGGGCTCGTCGACGGCCAGAAGGTCGACGTGGCGACGGTCTGGACCGACGACGTCGAGCGGGTGCTGCGCGACTACCGCATCGTCGCCTACCCGACGGCCCGGGGGTGCGCCGCGGCGTACTTCCCCGAGGCGAACGTGCTCGTGCCGCTCGACAGCGCGGCCATCGGCAGCAACACGCCGGTGTCGAAGGCGGTGCTGGTGCGCGTGACGCCGGCGGCGGTGCCGGTCGGGGCCTGA
- a CDS encoding MBL fold metallo-hydrolase, with protein MELGPSLHRIGNDIVAAYLVVTPEGVTVIDAGLPGLWSELVTELASVGRTLADVKGVVLTHGDSDHVGFAERLRRDHGVPVYVHAADASRAKGGPKPKNGMPPVKLGPLLGFAGYSLRKGGAKTAWLTEVVEVHGGETLDLPGSPRVIPMPGHSEGSIAVFVPSVDAVFVGDALTTRHVTTGHVGPAPAPFTDEPDQALASLDALLETGATWVLPGHGAPWDGGVDAAVSAVRAAAH; from the coding sequence ATGGAACTCGGCCCCTCCCTCCACCGCATCGGCAACGACATCGTCGCCGCCTACCTCGTCGTCACGCCCGAGGGCGTGACCGTGATCGACGCCGGCCTGCCCGGCCTCTGGTCCGAACTCGTCACCGAACTCGCCTCCGTCGGACGCACCCTCGCCGACGTGAAGGGCGTCGTCCTCACCCACGGCGACTCCGACCACGTCGGCTTCGCCGAACGGCTGCGACGCGACCACGGGGTGCCCGTGTACGTCCACGCGGCCGACGCGTCGCGGGCGAAGGGTGGACCGAAGCCGAAGAACGGCATGCCTCCCGTGAAGCTCGGCCCCCTGCTGGGCTTCGCCGGTTACAGCCTGCGCAAGGGCGGGGCGAAGACCGCCTGGCTCACCGAGGTCGTCGAGGTGCACGGCGGCGAGACGCTCGACCTGCCGGGCTCGCCCCGGGTGATCCCGATGCCCGGGCACTCCGAGGGCAGCATCGCGGTCTTCGTCCCGAGCGTCGACGCCGTCTTCGTGGGCGACGCCCTGACCACGCGCCACGTGACGACCGGGCACGTCGGGCCCGCACCGGCTCCGTTCACCGACGAGCCCGATCAGGCCCTGGCGTCACTCGACGCCCTGCTCGAGACCGGTGCGACCTGGGTGCTGCCGGGACACGGCGCCCCCTGGGACGGTGGCGTCGACGCCGCGGTGAGCGCCGTCCGCGCCGCCGCCCACTGA
- a CDS encoding TetR/AcrR family transcriptional regulator, with amino-acid sequence MPTPDRTSLDAILLAARELLETDGPAGLTMAAVAAQVGVRAPSLYKRVENREALLRSVAEATLTDLAARLDGAGSAREVLDTFRAFGHERPAAFQLVMTPGPGVPTARREFGAAASAAALRVGVELVGPARALDAARTLTAWVAGFVIMELNGGFQLGGDVDEAWDFGAGRVLAALAAPPAV; translated from the coding sequence ATGCCCACACCGGACCGCACCTCGCTCGACGCCATCCTGCTCGCCGCCCGCGAGCTGCTCGAGACCGACGGCCCCGCCGGCCTCACGATGGCCGCGGTCGCGGCGCAGGTCGGCGTGCGCGCCCCCTCGCTCTACAAGCGGGTCGAGAACCGGGAGGCGCTGCTGCGGTCGGTCGCGGAGGCCACCCTCACCGACCTGGCCGCGCGGCTCGACGGGGCGGGGTCGGCCCGCGAGGTGCTCGACACCTTCCGCGCCTTCGGTCACGAACGCCCGGCTGCGTTCCAACTGGTCATGACGCCCGGACCCGGCGTCCCCACCGCGCGACGGGAGTTCGGTGCCGCGGCGAGCGCGGCCGCCCTCCGGGTCGGCGTGGAACTCGTCGGCCCGGCGCGCGCCCTGGACGCCGCCCGCACACTCACGGCGTGGGTGGCGGGCTTCGTCATCATGGAGCTCAACGGCGGCTTCCAGCTGGGTGGGGACGTCGACGAGGCGTGGGACTTCGGGGCCGGGCGCGTCCTGGCGGCCCTCGCCGCGCCTCCTGCGGTCTGA
- a CDS encoding N(5)-(carboxyethyl)ornithine synthase: MSQTDSTPTGTTSGTPALLRLGVLATSRKPDERRLPIHPAHLDRIDADLRANMTLERGYGLRFGIPDADLEPLVALADREQIVADSDVVLLPKPQAADLEGLRDGQTLWGWPHCVQDREITQLAIDKRLTLIAWEAMNHWQPDGGYGLHVFHKNNELAGYCSVLHALQLCGSTGDYGRRLSAVVIGFGATARGAVTALNAHGIHDVRVLTNRNIAAVGSPIPSVDIFQFEHDAETPGASTVNTPDGPVALAPFLAAADIVVNCTLQDPNAPLTYLRETDLDAFRPGSLIVDVSVDEGMGFDWARATTFAEPLVTVGATTNYYAVDHSPSLLWNSTTWEISEALLPFLRTVMEGPTSWAASDTIRRAVEIAEGRVENEAILEFQHRASSYPHAPLA, from the coding sequence ATGAGCCAAACGGATTCCACGCCCACCGGCACCACCTCCGGCACCCCCGCACTGCTGCGCCTCGGCGTCCTGGCCACCTCGCGCAAGCCCGACGAGCGGCGCCTGCCGATCCACCCCGCGCACCTCGACCGCATCGACGCCGATCTGCGGGCGAACATGACCCTCGAGCGCGGCTACGGCCTGCGCTTCGGCATCCCCGACGCCGACCTCGAGCCCCTCGTCGCCCTGGCCGACCGTGAACAGATCGTCGCCGACAGCGACGTCGTCCTGCTGCCCAAGCCCCAGGCCGCCGACCTCGAGGGCCTCCGCGACGGCCAGACCCTCTGGGGATGGCCGCACTGCGTCCAGGACCGCGAGATCACCCAGCTCGCCATCGACAAACGCCTCACCCTGATCGCGTGGGAGGCCATGAACCACTGGCAGCCCGACGGCGGCTACGGCCTGCACGTCTTCCACAAGAACAACGAGCTCGCCGGTTACTGCTCGGTGCTGCACGCCCTCCAGCTCTGCGGCTCGACCGGCGACTACGGCCGTCGCCTCAGCGCCGTCGTCATCGGCTTCGGCGCCACCGCCCGCGGTGCCGTCACGGCCCTCAACGCCCACGGCATCCACGACGTCCGCGTGCTGACGAACCGCAACATCGCCGCCGTCGGCTCACCGATCCCGTCGGTCGACATCTTCCAGTTCGAGCACGACGCCGAGACGCCCGGCGCCAGCACCGTGAACACCCCCGACGGGCCGGTCGCCCTCGCCCCGTTCCTCGCCGCCGCCGACATCGTCGTCAACTGCACCCTCCAGGACCCGAACGCCCCGCTCACCTACCTCCGCGAGACCGACCTCGACGCCTTCCGCCCCGGCAGCCTCATCGTCGACGTCTCGGTGGACGAGGGCATGGGCTTCGACTGGGCCCGGGCCACGACCTTCGCCGAGCCGCTCGTCACCGTCGGCGCGACCACGAACTACTACGCCGTCGACCACAGCCCCTCACTGCTCTGGAACTCCACGACGTGGGAGATCAGCGAGGCCCTCCTGCCCTTCCTGCGCACCGTCATGGAGGGGCCGACCTCCTGGGCGGCGTCCGACACCATCCGCCGCGCCGTCGAGATCGCGGAGGGGCGGGTCGAGAACGAGGCGATCCTCGAGTTCCAGCACCGCGCCTCCTCGTACCCGCACGCACCGCTCGCTTAG